The DNA region CCACTCTAAATCTGCCTTGATGCTTTGCTTCTCTTAGAGGAGCTTATTTTCGGGCACTGCAAGGACATGCCCGCGCTTCCGCCGCTTTCACACGCCTATGATCTTATTGCCCGCAATACCACCGCCGTCGTTGTGCTACCAGCACTTGCAGCTGCAGTAACCACCCCTGCTTATGACTGAAGCTTTTAAACACCATGATCCAAGCTCGTAGAATCCACAGTCTAAGCTTTGACTATATCTTTCAAGCCAAAGTCAAATATCATCAGAAAGGTCGTCTCTCTCGGTAATCTTACCTCGGCATCAAAACAGCGGCTAAAGTTTTCCCCACCAAAGTCAACTTCCTTCCAAGACAATGAGGGGTAAACCACTGTCATCACAGCTCATACAAATACAAGGGCCCTGATACAGGGTTTAGAGCTGCTAGTGGTCGCTAGTGTGATCCATTGAGCAGAGTCACTTGGCGTACCTGGGCTGCGAGGCAGTCAGCGAGAGTTTCTCCTTTTCTCGCTCTATGTGGCTACCAAGACACCTCAGTTCCTATAAGCAGCCAAAGAAGTCGTATGACAAATCTTCCCAGTCTACTTGTCCGAGGTGTCGAATAATGACAAAAGTCTCTACAAAGTTCACTCTGTTTTCTGAATCCAGAGATCTAATTCAACCTTTGCCAAGAATGATCCACAATACCTGTTTCCGTGAATTGGCTTGTCCTTGGGACTAGACTTATATTCAAGGGCTAGTTGTACAAGTCGCTCCATCCATGTCACTCCTTTCATTGGACTCCTCGGATTCAAAATCTTGGGTTCATGCTCGCCAAATCACAGTCACATCGCTCCAAGAGACTGGGCCGGAAACAATTCGATCAGCTAAACCGCTTTCACATTTAAGTTACCCTGTGAGCATTTCTAGCATGGGTTGAGCtatcaagaaaaaaaattgGCATGGTTGCCCATCGAAATCTGGAGTCTAACCCCTCAGACTTCTTTGGTCTGCTCCCTTGCTCTAGTGTTCAACAGTTACATCGTTTTGAAGAAATGAGGCCAAGCTCACCAGAAATGCCAGCATGTTCGTCACCAAGCCTGGGTGATCCTGGCAGGCAGGTACACACAATCCTGAGATCTACCTTCTGGAAGGGAACACCTATGTCTATAAAGTCTCAAAGACATCCCTCTCTCCAAACAACATGAagcctcatccccatcactcccaccacactcacccacccccttcaccatgcgcctctccaccctcctcctcgcttcCCTAACCAGCCTAGCCACCGCAAACTTCGACCTCTACCTAGGCCACCAAGTCTTCGGCGTCGATGGCGGCGCCCACTTCTTCCACGGCTGGTACATCTTCGACAACGACCCCAGCATCAACGACGTTCGTTCTTTCTCCCCTTTTCATATCCCACCTCTTTTCACAActaaccaccccctccttttaGGTCTTCGCCTACGGCCCCTACCTCTCCCAAGACGACGTCTCTGGCCGCACGACCGGCGTGCGATGTGTCGGCAGCGGCTGCTACGGCGGTGCCGCCACTGACATCAACGTCCTCGAGATGCATTTCAGCAACAATCCCCTTTACCACTGGAGTAagtcccctttcccctcctctttttcccctttcACTTCATCCAGAAACCCCTGGCTGACAATATCCCCCCCAAAGCCATCTACAAAGACAGAGGCCACCCCTACAAAATGTACGGCCTCGACGGCAGAACCTACGGGGAGTGCATCCTCTTTCCCGGTGTCAACTTCCACCATTCGAGGTTCGTCGAGACCCGGAGCGGCGTCCGCAAGTTTCGCTGTTTGACGCAGTTTACTGCTGCGCAGATCAGGGCTgcagataggtaggtagggaaATTTCTACCTCTCTACTAAGAGAGGGAGTGATGCTCTGGTGAATCCAAGCTTGGGAATACTACGGGTAGATAGTCATTGTTCCTAGAAATCAAATCAATGGCAGAGGCAAACATAGACTCCAACCTTAAAAGCTCTCACCACACTGTACCTTGGAGTCCCGCACGCTACACTTTACATTATTTCGATTACTACAGCTCAATCTAGCTCGATACCCGCATTTCACTCAATATCCAGGCCATCCAAGCTTCATATATATATTACACAAATATTTATATCTCATAACCAAAAGTCATTACAGCATAACCAAAAACTGCCTCCCACATTAATATGCAGCCCAAAGGAAGCTAGAACAAAGAAATCCGCAACCAATCACATATTCCAAAAAAGATCGCCTTCCAAACAAACGCCCATTATCCATAactcttcttcaactcgcTTCGCTTCGCTTGCTTGGTTCAAATGGTCGCTCAAGtcatcgttgtcgtcgtAGCGCCAGGTATCCCGAGGAGGCTCAACAAGCGCCACCTCCCGTGGGCGAGCGTCGACGATTACTGTGGGCGGACCCTGGATGTGAGAGAGGTGTCATATGACGTGGTTGTGCCATATGAAGTGGTGTCGTACGAGGTGGTCGTGTAGGACCGTGCCGGGGACTGCTCGCGAATCGTGGTTGTCTTGACCACCTCGACAGGAGGGGCTGGTGCGGGCGCGGGctgggcgttgatgatgataggACCGTTACCGGCTGGGGCcggtgggtgttgatggtggtagTGCAcggcagggggaggagccgtGGTATGGTACTCGACAATCTCTATTCGACGTTCCTCAATGATATCACCAGCGCTGGATCGCGGGGCTATAATCTCTAACTCGCCTGGGAATATTACTTTTTCGTCCGGGTAGGGGAGTAATGGGGCGGGCGTAGTCTTCTTGTAATTATCGCTCAGCTTCAGCAAGTCGTCAATACTTTATATTAAGCAGGGCGGCACCTAGATACTATGGTAAGCAGACGGATTTAGACTCTATATTTTGGGTATGTTAACGTACGGTCCTGTACCCAGACCGCAACCAAGACTTTTTTCTTCCAGTAGTTAAAGCTTTGGTGAGAAATTCTGCCATCTCGCAAAGCCCTGCGAAGCCTGTTGTTGATTTCATTGGCATGATCCTTCAGCACACGCTGCTCGTATTTCTTCTTAATCATACGAGATAGCTCCCATGATGATTTAACTGCAGTCACCAAGCCCGCAAGAGTGGCAGCAGATGCCAAGGAACTAGGAAGATATGACGCCATATGCGAAAAAGTAAGGTGTTAGCTATGTAAAATGGAACTGTGGGTAAGTTGGGGAGTTAGTTAAGACCAGTAGCTGTTTTATATAAGGATTCGCCTGGACTTTTATTCACAAATGGTTCGAACTGAAATTGTTAATTTGGACATTTCTGAAATCCAATATTAAGCTGACAGGGCCAGGGTGGCCTCGCTCGGTACCGAAACCCAGTCCCTCAACACACCCCACCCAAATCGGCAACGGATTTCCCTCGACCAGGAAGAACAGAGGAGAGGCAGAGATCGTCCAACAAAAATTTGAAACACCTTGATGGATGTGGATTGTTTATGTGAGGGCCATCTATCATCCATATTCCCGGTGGTTAGCGGGGTCATTCAGGGATAAGTATCATTCAACAACGCCATGTCAGCTTTGACAAAGCAACGGAGTAAACAACCCCATAGTTTCTCAAATCGCCCGTGCCaagaagggggtggatgacACGTCGGGAGTGGGCGCGGGCAGCAAACTCGCACGACAATGGAAACTGCCAATAGGCGAAAAAGCGTGATGAGTGCCTGTGATAATAGGGTTGTAGTTAATGGGGGTAAGGAGAAAAGCCATaagtggttggtgatgagtaTGCTTGGCCTGCAAGGATGGTTGAGCCTCACTGAAACATATTACAGCAGGCCCTCTCCAACGCTGCCTAGGCCTAGGAACCCGGTATATAGCTGTGATGCGCCATGATCAACAGGATTGCATGCTGTGCATAGAGCGATTACTAGAAAATAATAGCCGCAAGTTTATTGGAATGATCTGCTGTTAAATGCCACTGAACAGTGAAAAGGGGGCCGCCTTAACTCGCCGCAGACCCACCTTATAACTGCCAAGGATCCATTTGCCCCGAAGACGGTGCATCTGGCGGGCGAACTAAATGCCCCGTCCTTGACGGTTGAATCAAGGTCAACCATATCTGAATGGCTTCTGCCCCGCTAAGAAGATTAGATTAGATCCTGTAGAATACAAACATTACAAAAAATATACTAAACATTGTCGCCAATATAACGGCCGAGCAGCAGATTCTTAAGATCAAGCTTATGCGTATCGCGCATGTGTACTATACCCATACCGATCTCGATAAAGCACGCGAGTTTTTAGCTAACTTCGGCTTTACAGTAACGGACGATAGAGGTAACAAAGTATACTACAAAGGTTACGGCACCGAGCCTTTCGTATACAGTACTACCAAAGGCGCGGAAAATGAGTTTAGTGGTGCCGGCTTCGTTGTTAAGTCTATGGCGGACTTAGAGTTAGCCGCTAAGACTCTTCCTAAGGCGACTCCCGTCCACGACTCGGATACGCCTAGTGGCGGCAAGCGTATAACATTTAGAGATCCTGTGGATGACTTCCCCTTTTACCTAGTGTATAGGAAAACCCCCGTCGAGAAGTCAGCGTACCTGCCCGAGCTAAAGTACAACTTTCCCGAGAATAAATACCGGGCCGTCAATAAGACATAGCGGTTCAAGAAGGCACTAGCGGCCGTCCATAAGTTGGGTTATGTCGGGTGCTGCGTGATTAACTTCGTTAAGTCGTTCGAGTTCTATACTACTCGGTTTAACCTTAAGCCCAGCGATATTATCCACGAGCCGAACGGAAAGGACGTGTCTACTTTCTTGTATCTGGATAGAGGGATAGAGTAGGTCGATCATTATACTTGGTTCTTCTTTAAGGGTTAGTATCCTTCCCTAAATCTCGTTAGTGGCAAAATATGTGACTGCCCATTGACTTTAGGACCTAAATATTTCGTCCACTACTTTAGTTTCGAGGTACACGATTTCGATGTCCAGTCGTTGGGCCAGGTTACCGGGAACTTGGGCATCTGAGCTTCTGTTTGAACACATTTAAATTAGCTTCATCTTGTGGCGAAGACTTTTCATTGTTACTGGTGATTCGATTAATTTGAAGGCAGACTAAGTGATAGATATCACAGAGCGACAATCGCCTTGCCAGTGCTGTTTCTATGACGGAAGCGCAAGAAGTCGATCAACAAAAAGATAGGAAGGAGTTAAACACAAATGCAATACATTGAAAACAAAGACTTACCCATCTTTGCAGGCGTTGGTTTAATTCGTGGTGATGTCGACGCGGTAATTGGATGTTGCGACCTCTTGTAGGTAGTCAAGCATGCGGCGTGTTTAGTGAAAATTCCAAAAGCAGATGGGGAATTTTGCAGTCAGAATTTGCTCTGGCCAGGAGGGTACACGTCACTCAATTTGGAAGGCCGTTTGGTGAGTTGAGACCCTCATCGTGGGAAGGGGCAGCCGGGCTCCTTCCTCATTACTGAGCTTTAACAATGATATTGTCCGACTGCCCGAATAacaggcaggaggagaagaggaaagacATGATACAGTATATTTATGATACCTTTTTCTTGGGATATCTTGATGAAAACCGAAACTAACGAGAGAATCATGAAGGGAATAATACAAGTCAGGGATTATGGTATAGGGTATCACATGGAGGTTTTAAGCTCTTAACCTTGACCCATTCATGACAGTGGGAGTAAGAAGTGAGGTTAACCCTGACTGTGACCTGCATCGCGACCATGAGTAATAACTCCGACTTCTCACTTGTGGTCACCCCAGAAAACGATAACATCCAGTGATCATGACAGAGGGCCTCCCTCTGTTGCTTGGAGTATAACGAGTAAAGCACTGTACTGTTAAGTTGACTCCACCAACATGGAACGCAAACGTAAGTCAATCAATCATTGGCTACTGCTTCGTTCCGTTGTCATTGCCACCCGTCGCGACAGCGTCCGCCTCTGGCCCCAATCGAAAGAGAACCAGCTGTTGTCAAAGCCTCCTCACTCATCCGATACCCGCAAGTTCATCTGCCTGATTTCCACCACATTTCTCTCACCTGGTCTGCCTTCGGGCACAGACTCCAGTTCTACCCCAGGCTGTGCCTGTGTTCCACGACTTCTTTCcactcccaacaccacctccttgtGTTCCTGGCTCAACCTTTGCCCTCGAACCAGCAAAGTGAGAACGGTGGCAAGGCCAGCAAACGCGACATACTGTGCACTCGTCAGCTAAGTATTTCTCAAAGACCAATACCCAAAGATAGACCCACCATAATCCAAACCAACCTCAGCGACTCAAAATACGCGGCCCTCACAACCATCTGTTCTTCCTCGACATGCAGCCCAATCCTCTCAATACTCCCAGCCGCCTCTCCACCCCTAAACCAACCCGCGATGTCCTCTCCCAATTtctcaaccaacccaccgttcctcccatccatcccattcTGAAAAATAACACCTCCCACGACAACCGACACCGCAGTCGCCATCGACCTCGCAAACCCCATCGCCGCaatcaccgccgccgtatCCAGCTCGCTCGCTGCCGCCTGAGCAGCCAGAATCGGGCCCTTAATGttcaaacccacccccaccccagccAAAATCTCGTACCCGAACAACTTCCCGAGGTTGTCTCGCTCTTCAAAGTCGAGACTGACGAATAATCCAACCCCAATCATGAGGAACACTTGCGCGGCGTACATGACAGGGAGATACCTCCCCGTCTTCTGGATAGCCACGCCAGTAAAAGCCGCCGACAGCGAGCATGACACGATCAATGGGACAAGGTGGACTCCTGATGTTAGCGCGTTGGCTCCGAGGACAGACTGGGAGTAGAGGGGGAGGTAGTAGGCCAGTCCAATGAAGACGAACgagtcgaaggaaaaaacGCCGTACGCAGCGATAGTGGAGAGATTGGGGAATAGCCTTGCGGGGAATATGGGATTGGGTGCCAACTTCCACTCATTGATAAAGAAGAGGAGCAGACTCAGGACGCCAAAGACGATGAGGTTAATGACTGTAAGTGAGGACCAGGCCAGGACTACATTTCCAAAgtcgagggcgagaaggaTCATGAGGGCGCTACCGATAGTTAGAAGGGATCCGGACCAGTCGAGGGCTTTGAGTCCCGTCATGGTGGGGGTCTTGGGCGGTGAtgaaaggggaaggaagaagaggatggtgaggaacACCAGCAGGCCGATGGGAACTGTGGGCTTATTAGATTCCCGTTTTTTTGATAACGAAGAGAGAAAACTGACTATTGATCCAAAAGCACTAcctccagctcagcctcgTGCTTAAAACACCACCGATCACCGGCCCGATCGCACTCCCCAACGCCCACACCCCGCTAGTTACCGCAAGATATAACCCCCTGTCCCTCAAGCTGAACGAGTCATAAATGATGACATTCACTATCATCCCTATCCCGCTCGCGCCGACACCTTGCCACGCTCTCCCGATGATTAACGAGTGTATATTCGGTGCTAGGGCACAGAGCAGGCTGGTAAAGAAGAATATAGCCTGCGACAAGAGTATGATGGGCTTGCGGCTAAATGTGTTAGAGACTGCGCCCGAGGTGGGTGTGCTGGCTGTATGGGcgaggatgaaggaggaaCCGATCCAGATGTAGCCTTATGGGGAGGCAAAGTCGGCCACGATCGAAGGAATAGAGGGGGTTAGGATTGTCAAGTCGAGAGATGACAACAGGACGGAAAGGCAGAGCGGTGTTAGCAGGAGAGTGATGTCGCGTTTAGACC from Podospora pseudoanserina strain CBS 124.78 chromosome 1, whole genome shotgun sequence includes:
- a CDS encoding hypothetical protein (EggNog:ENOG503PHZ0), with the translated sequence MRLSTLLLASLTSLATANFDLYLGHQVFGVDGGAHFFHGWYIFDNDPSINDVFAYGPYLSQDDVSGRTTGVRCVGSGCYGGAATDINVLEMHFSNNPLYHWTIYKDRGHPYKMYGLDGRTYGECILFPGVNFHHSRFVETRSGVRKFRCLTQFTAAQIRAADR
- a CDS encoding hypothetical protein (EggNog:ENOG503NX2I; COG:S) codes for the protein MRIAHVYYTHTDLDKAREFLANFGFTVTDDRGNKVYYKGYGTEPFVYSTTKGAENEFSGAGFVVKSMADLELAAKTLPKATPVHDSDTPSGGKRITFRDPVDDFPFYLVYRKTPVEKSAYLPELKYNFPENKYRAPNGKDVSTFLYLDRGIE
- a CDS encoding hypothetical protein (EggNog:ENOG503NUAW; COG:U), which produces MTGLKALDWSGSLLTIGSALMILLALDFGNVVLAWSSLTVINLIVFGVLSLLLFFINEWKLAPNPIFPARLFPNLSTIAAYGVFSFDSFVFIGLAYYLPLYSQSVLGANALTSGVHLVPLIVSCSLSAAFTGVAIQKTGRYLPVMYAAQVFLMIGVGLFVSLDFEERDNLGKLFGYEILAGVGVGLNIKGPILAAQAAASELDTAAVIAAMGFARSMATAVSVVVGGVIFQNGMDGRNGGLVEKLGEDIAGWFRGGEAAGSIERIGLHVEEEQMVVRAAYFESLRLVWIMYVAFAGLATVLTLLVRGQRLSQEHKEVVLGVERSRGTQAQPGVELESVPEGRPGERNVVEIRQMNLRVSDE